In a genomic window of Candidatus Kaelpia imicola:
- a CDS encoding class II aldolase/adducin family protein, whose protein sequence is MDRRDRVFNNVQIIKAKEKLLLFSKLISRNKLTYSSFGNISLKLDGQIIIKNRGVNLELASESDFSVISLEDSPSKLKKHALISSEWKMHHLSYLKNPSLGAILHLHPIYISLLDDLDVDLDSDDLEFNYLLKGKIKRVPFYEPGSEKLAVRVASNIDKYPFLVLNKHGIVSAAEDLETVYNYALTAERLAQRLIYLRLLKNLC, encoded by the coding sequence ATGGATAGAAGAGATAGGGTATTTAACAATGTTCAAATAATCAAAGCAAAAGAGAAGTTGCTGCTGTTTTCAAAGCTTATTTCCAGAAACAAGCTAACCTATTCCTCTTTTGGAAATATCAGTTTAAAATTAGATGGTCAGATAATAATAAAAAACAGAGGAGTTAACTTAGAGCTAGCCTCAGAGTCCGACTTTTCAGTTATCTCATTGGAAGATTCGCCCAGTAAGCTTAAAAAGCATGCTCTTATAAGCAGCGAGTGGAAGATGCACCATTTAAGTTACCTTAAAAACCCTTCTCTGGGAGCAATATTGCATTTACACCCCATCTATATATCTCTTTTAGATGATTTAGATGTTGATTTGGATTCAGATGATTTAGAGTTCAATTATCTTTTAAAAGGCAAGATCAAAAGAGTCCCATTTTATGAACCGGGCTCTGAAAAATTGGCCGTTAGAGTAGCTTCCAATATAGATAAATACCCCTTTTTAGTATTAAATAAACATGGTATTGTCTCTGCAGCAGAAGATTTAGAGACCGTTTATAACTATGCCTTGACTGCAGAGAGATTGGCTCAGAGATTGATTTATTTGAGATTACTTAAAAACCTGTGTTAA